From the uncultured Methanomethylovorans sp. genome, the window TTCTTCTACAATACTCGCTGCATCTGATATTGTGGTCGCAGAATTTCCAAAGAGTTGAATAGCAAAAGGTTTCTCTTCCTCACAACTTAGACCCCTGCTTGTTGTTCTTGCATTCTCATGTAGTACTGCATCGGCACTGATCATCTCAGAATATGTAAGTGCAGCACCGTACTTTTTGCAGAGCATCCTGAATGCGGGGTTCGTTACATCTGCCATGGGTGCCAAGAACAAATTTCCATGTATCTTTATGTTTCCTATCTTCATTTTTCAGGTTACCCCGGAAAAAGAGTTTTTTAACCCGCTATTCGTAGTATGATATAAAAAAGAATGCCCGGAAAAAAGAAAGCTATAGGGTGCAATTATGGCACCTTAACGGAGCTCAGTACTTCGACATTTGAACCTCTTGCTACCATTTTTGACACGCCACCGATCAGAAATCTCATCACACCGCTCTTTCCAAGCCTACCCATTACTATCAAATCAATGGCATTTTTCAAAAAGCATCTAACAGCACTGGCTTGATCTGCGGTCTTATCAGCAAACGGTTGCCCAAAACCCCTTGAATAAAAATGTGTTGTTAAACTTATATATAGGTTAGTTG encodes:
- a CDS encoding universal stress protein, whose translation is MSLATNLYISLTTHFYSRGFGQPFADKTADQASAVRCFLKNAIDLIVMGRLGKSGVMRFLIGGVSKMVARGSNVEVLSSVKVP